One segment of Streptomyces sp. NBC_00576 DNA contains the following:
- a CDS encoding NADP-dependent succinic semialdehyde dehydrogenase — protein MPIATVNPANGETLKTYEAMGGEEIERKLATAETAFRTYRTTGFAERARLLGRAAGLLDEDRDAIARTMTVEMGKPVTQARAEAAKCAKAMRWYADHAEELLADEEPAEADVKDSGGSRAVVRYRPLGPVLAVMPWNFPLWQVIRFAAPALMAGNVGLLKHASNVPQTALYLEDLFRRAGYPEGCFQTLLIGSGAVEEILRDPRVRAATLTGSEPAGRAVASVAGDEVKRTVLELGGSDPYIVLPSADIDRAAQVAVTARVQNNGQSCIAAKRFIVHADVFDAFAERFSTAMAALKVGDPLAEDTEVGPLASEQGREDLEALVDEAVESGATILCGGERPEGLMDSGWYYAPTVLADVTPEMRIHQEETFGPVATLYRAADLEEALAIANDTPFGLSSNVWTRDEAEVDRLVRDLEAGGVFVNGMTASHPAFPFGGVKRSGYGRELSGHGIREFCNITTVWHGA, from the coding sequence ATGCCCATCGCGACGGTGAACCCGGCGAACGGCGAGACGCTCAAGACGTACGAGGCCATGGGCGGGGAGGAGATCGAGCGCAAGCTCGCGACCGCCGAGACCGCCTTCCGCACGTACCGCACGACCGGCTTCGCCGAGCGCGCCCGGTTGCTGGGCCGAGCCGCCGGCCTGCTCGACGAGGACCGGGACGCCATCGCCCGCACGATGACGGTCGAGATGGGCAAGCCGGTCACGCAGGCCCGCGCGGAGGCCGCGAAGTGCGCGAAGGCGATGCGCTGGTACGCCGACCACGCCGAGGAGCTCCTCGCCGACGAGGAGCCCGCCGAGGCCGACGTCAAGGACTCCGGCGGCTCCCGCGCCGTGGTCCGTTACCGTCCACTCGGGCCGGTGCTCGCGGTGATGCCGTGGAACTTCCCGCTCTGGCAGGTGATCCGCTTCGCCGCGCCGGCGCTGATGGCGGGCAACGTGGGCCTGCTCAAGCACGCCTCGAACGTGCCGCAGACCGCCCTCTACCTGGAGGACCTGTTCCGCAGGGCGGGCTATCCCGAGGGCTGCTTCCAGACGCTGCTGATCGGGTCGGGCGCGGTCGAGGAGATCCTGCGCGACCCCCGGGTGCGGGCGGCCACGCTCACCGGCAGCGAGCCGGCCGGGCGCGCGGTGGCGTCCGTCGCAGGGGACGAGGTCAAAAGGACGGTGCTGGAGCTGGGCGGCAGCGACCCGTACATCGTCCTGCCGTCCGCCGATATCGACCGGGCCGCGCAGGTCGCGGTCACTGCGCGTGTGCAGAACAACGGGCAGTCGTGCATCGCCGCCAAGCGGTTCATCGTGCACGCGGACGTCTTCGACGCGTTCGCGGAACGCTTCTCGACCGCAATGGCGGCGCTGAAGGTCGGCGATCCGCTGGCCGAGGACACGGAGGTCGGGCCGCTCGCGAGTGAGCAGGGGCGCGAGGATCTGGAGGCGCTGGTCGACGAGGCCGTGGAGAGTGGCGCGACGATTCTGTGCGGTGGCGAACGCCCCGAGGGCCTCATGGACAGCGGCTGGTACTACGCGCCGACGGTCCTCGCCGACGTCACACCCGAGATGCGCATTCACCAGGAGGAGACGTTCGGCCCGGTCGCGACGCTGTACCGCGCGGCCGATCTGGAGGAGGCGTTGGCGATCGCCAACGACACGCCTTTCGGCCTCAGTTCGAACGTGTGGACCCGTGACGAGGCCGAGGTGGACCGCCTCGTACGGGATCTGGAGGCGGGGGGCGTGTTCGTCAACGGGATGACCGCGTCCCACCCGGCGTTCCCGTTCGGCGGGGTCAAGCGGTCCGGATACGGGCGTGAGCTGTCGGGACACGGAATCCGCGAGTTCTGCAACATCACCACGGTATGGCACGGAGCGTGA
- a CDS encoding NUDIX domain-containing protein, whose amino-acid sequence MTEKAKAVPNGKRSAGLLLFRRQAPPGQGLEVLLGHMGGPFFARRDAGAWTIPKGEYADGETAWDAARREFREELGLAPPEGEAVPLGEVRQAGGKVVTAWAVEADLDPAAVVPGTFRMEWPRGSGREREFPELDRVRWFGLDEARAVIVTAQAGFLDRLTEHSGR is encoded by the coding sequence GTGACGGAGAAGGCGAAGGCAGTGCCGAACGGGAAGCGCAGTGCCGGGCTGTTGCTGTTCCGCCGCCAGGCCCCGCCCGGTCAGGGGCTGGAGGTGCTGCTCGGGCACATGGGCGGACCCTTCTTCGCCCGCCGCGATGCCGGGGCCTGGACGATTCCCAAGGGCGAGTACGCGGACGGGGAGACGGCCTGGGACGCCGCGCGCCGCGAGTTCCGGGAGGAGCTGGGGCTGGCGCCGCCCGAGGGTGAGGCCGTGCCGCTGGGCGAGGTCCGACAGGCCGGCGGGAAGGTCGTCACGGCGTGGGCGGTCGAGGCGGACCTCGATCCGGCGGCCGTGGTGCCGGGCACGTTCCGCATGGAGTGGCCCCGGGGCTCGGGGCGGGAGCGGGAGTTTCCCGAGCTGGACCGGGTGCGGTGGTTCGGGCTCGATGAGGCGCGGGCGGTGATCGTGACAGCACAGGCCGGGTTTCTGGACCGGCTGACGGAGCACTCGGGGCGCTGA
- a CDS encoding ATP-dependent DNA ligase — MLLTRLAHVSQEVAATSARSRKIALLAELFRDADPDDVPIVIPYLAGRLPQGRLGIGWKVLDQKVPGAAEPSLTVLDVDARLTAIGAVTGAGSQAERRRLVGELLAAATADEQRFLFALITGEVRQGALDAVAVEGLAAATEAPAADVRRAVMLAGAIQPVAQALLADGPTALARFRLTVGRPVLPMLAHSASSVAEAVGKLGACAVEEKLDGIRVQVHRDGDDVRLYTRTLDDITDRLPELTTAARTLRGKRFILDGEVIALDEAGRPRSFQETAGRVGSRVDVESAARETPVSPVFFDALSVDGQDLLDLPFVERHTALARLVPEPMRVRRLLAGGPAELPAAERFLADTLARGHEGVVVKALDAPYSAGRRGAAWLKVKPVHMLDLVVLAAEWGHGRRTGKLSNLHLAARNPDGSFAMLGKTFKGMTDAMLTWQTERLQALAVSDDGWVVTVRPELVVEIAYDGLQRSTRYPAGVTLRFARVVRYREDKTPEEADTVETLLAAHPEVAG, encoded by the coding sequence ATGCTCCTGACCAGGCTCGCCCACGTGTCCCAGGAAGTCGCCGCCACCTCCGCCCGGTCACGCAAGATCGCCCTGCTCGCCGAACTGTTCCGGGACGCCGACCCCGACGACGTGCCGATCGTCATCCCGTATCTCGCCGGACGGCTACCGCAAGGGCGGCTGGGCATCGGATGGAAGGTGCTGGATCAGAAAGTCCCCGGCGCCGCCGAGCCGTCGCTCACCGTCCTCGACGTCGACGCCCGCCTCACCGCGATCGGCGCGGTCACCGGAGCCGGCTCGCAGGCCGAACGCAGGCGCCTGGTGGGCGAGTTGCTGGCAGCCGCCACCGCGGACGAGCAGCGGTTCCTGTTCGCGCTGATCACAGGTGAGGTACGTCAGGGCGCCCTGGACGCGGTCGCCGTGGAAGGGCTGGCGGCGGCCACCGAGGCACCGGCGGCGGACGTACGGCGGGCGGTGATGCTCGCGGGCGCGATCCAGCCCGTCGCGCAGGCCCTGCTCGCCGACGGACCGACGGCCCTCGCCCGTTTCCGGCTCACCGTCGGCCGCCCCGTCCTGCCGATGCTCGCGCACAGCGCCTCCTCGGTGGCGGAGGCCGTCGGGAAGCTCGGCGCCTGCGCCGTCGAGGAGAAACTGGACGGCATCCGCGTCCAGGTCCACCGCGACGGCGACGACGTACGGCTCTACACCCGGACCCTCGACGACATCACCGACCGACTGCCCGAACTGACCACCGCCGCACGGACGTTGAGAGGCAAGCGATTCATCCTGGACGGCGAGGTGATCGCTCTGGACGAGGCCGGGCGCCCGCGTTCCTTCCAGGAGACCGCCGGACGCGTCGGCTCGCGCGTCGACGTGGAGTCGGCGGCCCGGGAGACACCCGTCTCCCCCGTCTTCTTCGACGCGCTCTCGGTCGACGGCCAGGACCTCCTCGACCTCCCCTTCGTCGAGCGGCACACGGCCCTGGCCCGCCTGGTCCCCGAGCCGATGCGCGTGCGACGCCTGCTGGCCGGCGGCCCCGCAGAACTCCCCGCCGCCGAGAGGTTCCTCGCCGACACGCTCGCGCGCGGCCACGAGGGCGTCGTGGTCAAGGCCCTCGACGCCCCCTACAGCGCGGGCCGACGCGGTGCGGCCTGGCTGAAGGTCAAGCCCGTACACATGCTCGACCTGGTGGTGCTGGCAGCCGAGTGGGGCCACGGACGCCGTACCGGGAAACTGTCGAACCTCCACCTCGCGGCCCGCAACCCCGACGGGTCGTTCGCCATGCTCGGCAAGACCTTCAAGGGCATGACCGACGCGATGCTGACCTGGCAGACCGAACGGCTCCAGGCGCTGGCCGTGTCGGACGACGGCTGGGTGGTGACCGTACGGCCGGAGCTGGTCGTCGAGATCGCGTACGACGGTCTTCAGCGGTCCACCCGCTATCCGGCCGGCGTCACCCTCCGCTTCGCCCGCGTCGTCCGCTACCGCGAGGACAAGACCCCGGAAGAGGCCGACACCGTCGAGACCCTGCTGGCCGCACACCCGGAGGTGGCAGGGTGA
- a CDS encoding helix-turn-helix domain-containing protein has product MDATSDDDTGHVLAEVGPRLRRIRKERGATLAGLSAATGISVSTLSRLESGLRRPSLELLLPIARAHRVALDELVGAPPVDDPRVRAKPIVRHGRTYLPLTRQPGGLQAFKVILPESSQEPEPRTHEGYEWVYVLSGRLRLVLGEHDVVLGAGEAAEFDTRVPHWFGSMGEGPVEFLSLFGPQGERMHVRARPARSRGARS; this is encoded by the coding sequence ATGGATGCCACCAGCGACGACGACACCGGCCACGTACTCGCCGAGGTGGGGCCCCGGCTGCGGCGGATTCGTAAGGAGCGAGGGGCGACCCTCGCGGGGCTCTCGGCCGCCACCGGGATCTCCGTCAGCACGTTGTCGCGGCTGGAGTCGGGGCTGCGGCGCCCCAGCCTCGAGTTGCTGCTGCCCATCGCCCGTGCGCATCGCGTCGCGCTCGACGAGCTCGTCGGAGCCCCGCCCGTCGACGATCCGCGGGTACGGGCCAAGCCGATCGTCCGGCACGGGCGGACGTATCTTCCGCTGACCCGGCAGCCGGGCGGGCTCCAGGCGTTCAAGGTGATCCTGCCGGAGAGCAGCCAGGAACCCGAGCCGCGTACGCACGAGGGGTACGAGTGGGTGTATGTGCTGTCCGGGCGGCTCCGGCTCGTGCTCGGGGAGCACGACGTGGTGCTCGGGGCGGGGGAGGCCGCCGAGTTCGACACGCGCGTGCCGCACTGGTTCGGGTCGATGGGGGAGGGGCCCGTGGAGTTCCTCAGCCTGTTCGGTCCGCAGGGGGAGCGGATGCACGTACGGGCGCGGCCCGCCCGTTCGCGAGGCGCGCGGTCGTGA
- a CDS encoding NADPH:quinone oxidoreductase family protein, with amino-acid sequence MQAWQVHQNGEPSEVMVLGEVERPVPGDGQVLLKVRAATINFPDVLMCRGEYQVRPPLPFTPGVEICGETEDGRRVIGNPVLPYGGFAEYVVADPRGLFTAPESLDDAEAAALLIGYQTGWFGLHRRAALEAGETLLVHAAAGGVGSAAVQLGKAAGATVIGVVGGAEKVSVARELGCDVVIDRRTEDVVAVVKEATGGRGVDVVYDPVGGEAYTQSAKVVAFEGRIVVVGFASGTIPSPGLNHALVKNYSIMGLHWGLYNTKNPKLVQHCHEQLTELAARGAIKPLVSERVPLSGASAAVQRVADGVTTGRVAVLPGLENGAAA; translated from the coding sequence ATGCAGGCATGGCAAGTGCACCAGAACGGTGAGCCGAGCGAGGTGATGGTCCTCGGCGAGGTGGAGCGGCCGGTGCCCGGCGACGGCCAGGTGCTGCTGAAGGTGCGTGCCGCGACCATCAACTTCCCGGACGTACTGATGTGCCGTGGGGAGTACCAGGTCAGGCCGCCGCTGCCGTTCACTCCCGGGGTGGAGATCTGCGGCGAGACCGAGGACGGCCGCCGCGTGATCGGGAACCCCGTGCTGCCGTACGGCGGTTTCGCCGAGTACGTGGTGGCGGACCCCCGCGGGCTGTTCACGGCCCCCGAGTCGTTGGACGACGCCGAGGCCGCCGCGCTCCTCATCGGTTACCAGACGGGCTGGTTCGGACTGCACCGGCGGGCCGCCCTGGAGGCCGGCGAGACGCTCCTCGTGCACGCCGCCGCGGGCGGGGTGGGCAGTGCGGCCGTACAGCTCGGGAAGGCCGCCGGAGCCACCGTCATCGGGGTCGTCGGCGGTGCCGAAAAGGTGTCTGTGGCACGCGAGTTGGGCTGCGACGTCGTCATCGACCGGCGTACGGAGGATGTTGTCGCCGTCGTCAAGGAGGCCACCGGTGGGCGTGGGGTCGACGTGGTCTACGACCCCGTCGGCGGGGAGGCCTACACCCAGTCCGCCAAGGTCGTCGCCTTCGAGGGGCGGATCGTGGTCGTCGGGTTCGCGAGTGGGACCATTCCCAGTCCTGGGCTCAACCACGCCCTCGTGAAGAACTACTCGATCATGGGCCTGCACTGGGGCCTGTACAACACCAAGAACCCGAAGCTGGTCCAGCACTGCCACGAGCAGCTCACCGAGCTGGCCGCCCGGGGCGCGATCAAGCCGCTGGTGAGCGAGCGTGTGCCGCTGAGCGGGGCATCGGCTGCCGTGCAGCGCGTCGCCGACGGTGTCACCACCGGCCGGGTCGCCGTGCTGCCCGGCCTGGAGAACGGAGCCGCCGCATGA